From the genome of Archaeoglobus neptunius:
AAATTATAGAATATTTGTCAGCCGGGTTGAAGAGGCGAAAAGGGAAGCTCGGAAGATTGCTGAGAGTGAGAGAGGGAAAATGTATGTAGCGATGGTCCCCGGTGTTTGCTATATAGCCAGAGCTCTTGATATAAACATTGCAGCAGTTTTGATGTCTGAAGGATCGGCTGCGGCAAGTGCAAGGGAGATCACGGACTTGAGGGCAGGATTTCGAAGCGGTAAGTACGCAGGAATAATTGTTCCGGAGTTTATGAAGGGTGGAAAAGGAGAGGAGCTTGCTGAAGAGCTTGTTGATGGGACGAATGCCAAGATTGTGTGGGTAAAATTTTCCCAGGGAGATGCAGCGTATGATACGGTACTCATTTCAAATGCTGCCAGAATTGCATACACCCAGAACTGCGGAGAATGCGGAGAAAACAGTTTCTGGATATATATTCTTGCAGTACTGTGTGTTTTTGAGGCCTTACTTGTTGCTGTGGTGAGGTTGAGAGTATGAAGGCCATTGAGTTTCATGAAGTCTCGTTCTCCTATAGCACAAGGGTTCTTGAAAACCTGAACCTCAGGATAGATGGGGGCGAGTTTGTGGCCATTCTTGGGCCAAATGGTGCCGGGAAGAGTACGATGTTAAAGCTTGTTCTGGGACTGCTCAAGCCTGAGAAGGGCTGGGTTGAGGTTCTTGGCTTTGATGCGTACAGAGAACGGAGCAGGTTCATTGACCGGATCAGCTACCTCCCGCAGAGAGAAGAGCTTGTAATGGATATTCCTCTTACGGTATCACAGGTTATGAAACTTCCGGCCCTGTCCAGAGGGAGAAAGGTAAGTGATGAAACCGTAAAGAGGATCCTCTCAACGGTTGGAATGGAGGGCATGGCAGACAGGGTCTTCAACGAGCTGAGCGGAGGACAGCAGCAGAGAATTATGCTAGCAAGAGCTCTGATAACGAATCCTGAGATAATACTGCTTGACGAACCCTTCAACGGTGTGGATGTACCTTCACAGGAGAAAATCGTGCAGGTGTTGGGGAATATGCGATCGGAAGGAAAAACCGTGATCGTGGTGGTTCACAACATTAATCCCATACTGCACGACGTTGACAGAGTTGTTCTGCTTAACAGGAGAATAGTCGCCGTAGGAAAGCCCAATGAAGTCTTTTCAGAGAAAAACATTGTCAGGGCCTATGGCACTTCAATTCCACTTGTGATCTGTGAGGAAGGATACACACATCCTCTTTACGGTGATTATCATGGATGAGCTGATTTTAAGAGCAATAATTGCCGCAGTTCTGATATCCATTAATGCTGCAGTAGCCGGGTCTCTGACAGTTTTCAGAAGGGCCTCCTTCCTTGTTGCGGGGTCGGCACACTCGGCACTTGCCGGGGTGGCTGCGGCCCTATTCCTGAACTCAATTGGTTTTGGAGTGCACTACTTTATTTTTGCGATGATTGCTGCGGTATTTTCTGCGTATCTTACTGCCAGAGCTGCTAGAAGGGGAGATGTGAACACAGGAATAGCAGCTGCTTTTTCTCTTTCAATGGCAGTGGCGGTCATCTTTATATCCATGACAAGAAATTCAGCAGCGAATGCGTGGCAGTTTCTTTTCGGAGACATTCTTTTACTTACGCAGGAAGATTTTGTTATTCTGGCGGTATCGACCGTTTTAATTGTTATCACGGTATCTTTTCTCTATTACAAGTTTCTTTTCATCTCGTTTGATCCTCTGGGTGCAGAAGCTGCGGGTATAAATGTTTATTTTTACGATTTTGTTTTAATTGCCCTGATATCTGCGTCAGTGGTCACGGCTCTTAAAGCCGTGGGAGCGATACTCGTATTTTCAATTTTCGTTGCCCCGTCTTCAGCCGCAAGGATTCTTGGAAAAAGCACGGGTTCCGTGTACACAATTACCTTTGTAATCGCCCTTGTGAGTCTGTATGCCGGAATAGCGACGTCTTATTACCTCACTCTCCCGTCAGGTGCCGTTGCAGCCGCACTGGCTTCGACAGTCTACTTTGCCGTTGCCTGGAAAAGTTAAAAAAACTTGGGCAATGCAGTAGATCATGTGGATTAAGACATCAGCTCTTGCATTTGCGGCTGGATTCATTATTCTTCTATATGGCGTCATCAAGGCATTTACCCTTCCACCGGTAGTTTCTGATTACATTCAGGAAAACTACAGAATTGTATTCTTTCACGTTCCCGCTGCTATTTCCTCCTTCGTTGCTTTTACCGTCACATTCATTCTTTCTGCGATCTTCCTGAAAACCGGAGACTACAGGAGGGATATTCAGGCCTTGAGTTCAGCGAAGTTTGGCTTCGCGATGATAACAGCAGCACTGGTGAGCGGCTCGATATGGGCAAAGGTGGCCTGGGGTAGCTACTGGAACTGGGATCCAAGAGAAACATTTGTTTTGATACTCTGGTTTGCCTATGCAGCATATTTTGCCCTCAGAACCTCCATCGAAGATTACCCGATAAAGGCGAGGTATTCTGCGATTTATTCTCTGTTCGCCTTCGTTACGGTGCCTTTAAGTTACTTTTCAGCTAAACTCTCCGTTCTGCATCCCACCACTTCAGAGCTGAGGTTTGATGCGGAGAGGGGAATGCTTCTCGGCTTGATGATTCTGGCTTTTGTTTTACTTTACATCGCCTACTTTCTTCTGGATTCAAAAATTTCGGAAATTGGTGAGAGAATGATGGGGGGTGAGGACTATGAATGACTACACAGCAGTAATTCTGGCATCGCTGGTGGTTCTGATTTCACTGCTTGTGGTTTACGTCTTAACTCTGAGGAAAGCTATCAGGCTTGCAAGAGATAATTAGTCAATTCTCCTTCTTACAGCCGGGTTTCTGGATGCTATTGATTTCAGCGCAGATTCAAAGCACTCGTTTAGGGCTATGGTTTCGCAGAGGAATATTCCGGTTCTTCCGACCTCTCTTCTGCGTGTGAGTACCCTTATCCTCTCCATGACAATGTCAATTGAAACATCCAGCATTCTTGCCACGCTGCTGGGATGCATGTCGGTTAAAGGCACCTCTCTATGCCCTTTTTCATTGGGAATTATCAGAACCAGCCTTTTGTCAACCCCTGCTACCCTCCTGTCCTCAACAATTCCGTTGTAGTCAATACAACCACCGAATCTGTAAAAGTCCATTTCCCTCTCACGCATTCTTACCAGTGGGAAGCTCACGGTGGTGTTGTCGGACAAAACGTATTCTCCCTTGATGGCGTAATTTGGTGTTGCCTGTATTATTCTCTTCTCCAGCACTTCAAAACCGTCAAGGGCTATCTCAACCTTGTATGAGGGGATGTTGTGAGGAATGAAAATATCCACATCGCTCTTTTCTGTTACATCTCCCCTCGCAACACTTCCATAGACGATACTCTCAATTCCAAAGGAGAAGAGAGAATCCATTATCTCCTTCGCTCTCTCCCTCTTTTCTTTCAGGATCTTCCATCGCTCTTCTGAGTACTCTATCAACTTTCTTACCCCGTATGTTGCAACCCTCCTCATCCTTCTACAGTTTCATCGATCCACTCAAGAAACTCCTTCAGCCCCCTTTCAATCGGGATCGCACATATACAGGGCACCGAGTAACTGTGAATTTTTTTAACCTCATCTCTGATCTCCGCAAATTTTTCTGATCTGGTTTTCACGATCAGCGCCCATTCCAGTGCCCCTTCTATTTTGCCTTCCCACCAGAAATAGGACTTTATTGGGAAAATATTTACACATGCAGCCAGTCTTTTTTCCAGCAGATCTCTTGCTATGCCCTCAGCCTCCTCCTTCGATGAGGCTGTTATGTATATGAAGTTGTGCATGGCTTTATTTCGTTTCACGGTTTAAATTATTTCTTCTTTCTTTTGACAACGACGATATCTCCGAGTGTCGGTGTCAGACTTTTGCTCCTACCCTCAATTTTTATCTCCGGTATTTGCTCTCTGAGCTTTATATTGAAGAGCTTCTCCAGTTTCTCGATAACCTCGGGTTCAGGCGTGATCTCAGCATTCTCAATTTTTTTGATTAGAGATTCTTTTTCCTGAATCTTTTTGGCGAGCTGTTCCTGACTCCATCCTCTTTTCTCCCTTTCGTGCTTTATTATCAGATGGTAGTCTTCTATGAGCTCGTCCTGGAATTCAATTTTTGGAGAACCCCTCTTCCTCTTCAAAACAACCCTTCTGGCACCCTGCTGAGATGCTACAGACGGCCTCTTTTCGCTACCGTATTGTTTGCATGAGGGGCAAACTGTCACTTCACTCCCCTCAACAACGATCTTAAAGCCCTTTCCCCTTATCTCTCTGCCGCAAATCTCGCAGTTCATCTCAATCACCAGCAACAAATTCTTATATGATGAGCGGTATATAGTTATTTGGAGGCTCTCGAAACGGTACGGAGAGGGCAAAAAATAGTGTATAAAGGAGAGGTAGAAAAAATGGGCGATAATGAGATTCAATACCTCATCGAGAAGCTGAAGAAGCTTGAGGAGGATTATTACAAGCTTAGAGAGCTTTATCGCAGATTGGAAGATGAAAAGAGATTTATCGAAAGCGAAAGAATAAGATATGAGAGAGAAGTTAGAAGGCTTAGAAGTGAGATTGAAAGATTACGCTCACCTCCTTTACTCGTCGGTGTAGTTTCAGACGTTCTGGAAGATGGAAGAGTGGTTGTTAAAAGCTCAACCGGACCCAAGTTTGTTGTAAACGCCTCCCAGTATGTCAGTGAGGACGAACTGAAACCCGGTGCCAGGGTTGCGTTAAACCAGCAAACACTCGCAATCGTCAATGTGCTGCCAACATCAAAAGACCCGATGGTCTACGGGTTTGAAGTGGAGGAGAAGCCGGAAGTGAGCTATGAAGATATAGGTGGACTGGACGTTCAGATTGAGGAAATAAGAGAGGCTGTTGAACTTCCAATGCTGAAACCCGAACTGTTCGTTGAAATAGGGATTGAGCCACCGAAGGGTGTGCTTCTCTATGGTCCTCCGGGGACAGGAAAAACTCTGCTGGCGAAGGCTGTGGCGAATCAGACCAGAGCGACATTCATTCGAGTTGTGGGGAGCGAATTCGTACAGAAGTATATCGGAGAAGGTGCAAGGCTCGTCAGGGAGGTTTTCCAGCTTGCAAAGGAAAAATCACCTTCAATAATATTTATCGATGAACTCGATGCTATAGCTGCGAGAAGAACAAACAGCGATACAAGCGGAGACAGGGAGGTTCAGAGAACAATGATGCAGCTTCTTGCAGAGCTCGATGGATTTGATCCGAGGGGCGAAGTTAAGGTTATAGGGGCTACAAACAGAATAGACATCCTGGATCCTGCCATCCTCAGGCCGGGGAGATTTGACAGGATAATAGAGGTTCCGATGCCAACCTTTGAAGGCAGAATTCAGATATTCAGGATTCACACCAGAAAAATGAAGCTCGCCGATGACGTTGATTTCAAGGAGCTGGCAAGGGTTACAGAGGGGGCGAGTGGAGCGGACATTAAGGCAATATGTACCGAAGCCGGAATGTTTGCAATAAGAGAAGAAAGGGCAAAGGTTACAATGCTGGACTTTACAAAAGCAATAGATAAGGTACTCAAGAAATCGACACCATTGCCCGATTTGAAGGGAGTGATGTTCGTATAACCGTTTCGGGAGCCTCCACCTTTCTCACCTTCAAATACCGCCTTAAAAATTTTCCGGATTAATAAGTTTATTTTTCGACATCCGGCCATGAATAAAAAACTTAAAAAGCAATGGTGAAATTTTAAAGGTTAAGATGGAAATTGGCTGCTTAACGATTTCTCACAAAAAGGCAAATGTGGAGGATATCGAAAAATTATGGCTTAAAGTCAGGACTGATTTGGACAGTTATATTTCAGAATGTGGAGTTTCAGAGTATGCCTACATCTTCACGTGCAACAGATTTGAGCTGTATCTGGCAGGTGGGGATGTGGAAAGCTGCCTGAGA
Proteins encoded in this window:
- a CDS encoding metal ABC transporter solute-binding protein, Zn/Mn family codes for the protein MRSTIFVFVIFLFLIHPAGASTIVVTVSDFKPIVEAVAGDGFEVVSLLPPGSDPHGFSLSIEDVEMLKNADLIVLANSRFFDFEAKISKEFTNTLDFDDYNVKLYDFPGFRKNPHGYWMLPENAIGIARAVKKRLSELYPDKKMLFDENYRIFVSRVEEAKREARKIAESERGKMYVAMVPGVCYIARALDINIAAVLMSEGSAAASAREITDLRAGFRSGKYAGIIVPEFMKGGKGEELAEELVDGTNAKIVWVKFSQGDAAYDTVLISNAARIAYTQNCGECGENSFWIYILAVLCVFEALLVAVVRLRV
- a CDS encoding metal ABC transporter ATP-binding protein; this encodes MKAIEFHEVSFSYSTRVLENLNLRIDGGEFVAILGPNGAGKSTMLKLVLGLLKPEKGWVEVLGFDAYRERSRFIDRISYLPQREELVMDIPLTVSQVMKLPALSRGRKVSDETVKRILSTVGMEGMADRVFNELSGGQQQRIMLARALITNPEIILLDEPFNGVDVPSQEKIVQVLGNMRSEGKTVIVVVHNINPILHDVDRVVLLNRRIVAVGKPNEVFSEKNIVRAYGTSIPLVICEEGYTHPLYGDYHG
- a CDS encoding metal ABC transporter permease, encoding MDELILRAIIAAVLISINAAVAGSLTVFRRASFLVAGSAHSALAGVAAALFLNSIGFGVHYFIFAMIAAVFSAYLTARAARRGDVNTGIAAAFSLSMAVAVIFISMTRNSAANAWQFLFGDILLLTQEDFVILAVSTVLIVITVSFLYYKFLFISFDPLGAEAAGINVYFYDFVLIALISASVVTALKAVGAILVFSIFVAPSSAARILGKSTGSVYTITFVIALVSLYAGIATSYYLTLPSGAVAAALASTVYFAVAWKS
- a CDS encoding cytochrome c biogenesis protein; translation: MWIKTSALAFAAGFIILLYGVIKAFTLPPVVSDYIQENYRIVFFHVPAAISSFVAFTVTFILSAIFLKTGDYRRDIQALSSAKFGFAMITAALVSGSIWAKVAWGSYWNWDPRETFVLILWFAYAAYFALRTSIEDYPIKARYSAIYSLFAFVTVPLSYFSAKLSVLHPTTSELRFDAERGMLLGLMILAFVLLYIAYFLLDSKISEIGERMMGGEDYE
- a CDS encoding nucleotidyltransferase domain-containing protein, encoding MRRVATYGVRKLIEYSEERWKILKEKRERAKEIMDSLFSFGIESIVYGSVARGDVTEKSDVDIFIPHNIPSYKVEIALDGFEVLEKRIIQATPNYAIKGEYVLSDNTTVSFPLVRMREREMDFYRFGGCIDYNGIVEDRRVAGVDKRLVLIIPNEKGHREVPLTDMHPSSVARMLDVSIDIVMERIRVLTRRREVGRTGIFLCETIALNECFESALKSIASRNPAVRRRID
- the cutA gene encoding divalent-cation tolerance protein CutA — translated: MHNFIYITASSKEEAEGIARDLLEKRLAACVNIFPIKSYFWWEGKIEGALEWALIVKTRSEKFAEIRDEVKKIHSYSVPCICAIPIERGLKEFLEWIDETVEG
- a CDS encoding multiprotein bridging factor aMBF1; this encodes MIEMNCEICGREIRGKGFKIVVEGSEVTVCPSCKQYGSEKRPSVASQQGARRVVLKRKRGSPKIEFQDELIEDYHLIIKHEREKRGWSQEQLAKKIQEKESLIKKIENAEITPEPEVIEKLEKLFNIKLREQIPEIKIEGRSKSLTPTLGDIVVVKRKKK
- the pan gene encoding proteasome-activating nucleotidase, whose product is MGDNEIQYLIEKLKKLEEDYYKLRELYRRLEDEKRFIESERIRYEREVRRLRSEIERLRSPPLLVGVVSDVLEDGRVVVKSSTGPKFVVNASQYVSEDELKPGARVALNQQTLAIVNVLPTSKDPMVYGFEVEEKPEVSYEDIGGLDVQIEEIREAVELPMLKPELFVEIGIEPPKGVLLYGPPGTGKTLLAKAVANQTRATFIRVVGSEFVQKYIGEGARLVREVFQLAKEKSPSIIFIDELDAIAARRTNSDTSGDREVQRTMMQLLAELDGFDPRGEVKVIGATNRIDILDPAILRPGRFDRIIEVPMPTFEGRIQIFRIHTRKMKLADDVDFKELARVTEGASGADIKAICTEAGMFAIREERAKVTMLDFTKAIDKVLKKSTPLPDLKGVMFV